In Carassius gibelio isolate Cgi1373 ecotype wild population from Czech Republic chromosome A10, carGib1.2-hapl.c, whole genome shotgun sequence, the DNA window GCACACTTGTTTTGGTGAAATACTTAAGGCTTGACGATTACATGTAAATTCATGGGCCATTTTCTTATTGCTTTATGTGTCACGGTCTTTTCTATTGAAGATAGGCTAATAACCCccggtttattttaaatatttgtcaaGTAAATAAATCCAGAACTCACTTTTATGCAGTTAAACTGTCTTTTTATCATATAGGTTTGCCTGTAACCGCATCggaatgctaaaaaaaatacattttatttttttaccaacaaATGTCcggtttttaaatataaaaaagtttgttttagCAAATGTTACGAAAATGTGATGTAAGTTGCTTTGGCAaagcactgtaagttgctttggataaaggcgtctgctaaatgcataaatatactgAAAGAATGTTTGCTCATAACTTTGAACGAAACTTGTCGGGACAGAAAATCCTTCTTGGGCAAATTTGACCTCATTAAGGTGGATCTGCTCTATATTAGTGCCATTAACTCTTTAGTTCCTCTATAAGATGAACCATTCCCCAGTGTGTGAACTGGGAAGTgtcttttgatttattttgattcCGTTCCTCCAAACGGCCTTGAACCAAACATGCAGCTTCATGCTTTCAGAGTAAATTTCTGTCCTTGAATAACTATCCCTGCGtcccaatgtgcatactatcCACTTTATCTGCCCTAAATAGTATTGAAAATGACTAATATCACATATAATTTAGGATGGCTAGTGTGCACATTGGGCATGGATTTGTAAATATTGTTATGGGGGAGTGTTGCTCAGGGTCACAATGAGTTCATCCTGAGGTCATGTGAAGAGGGAAATGTCCACTCAAGTTCACCAGTAGGCGTGGAAATTCTCTTCTGCACCCTTCGAATTAACCGCAGGagctccaaaaaaagaaaagaaaaaagaaagtgctAATTTCACTAACTTTAAAAagagaatacattaaaatattggtCTTAAAATGtatcagtaaataaatatttaaatgtagtttGTTCTCAGGAGAATAAAGTATTATGcaaagtgatttatttttatgtgtatcCAGGTATTAACTGGCGTaagttagcatttttttttattgaattaaatgcATGAATCAATTGATATCAGATGTTTCAAATGGACTGTAAAACGGACACCTTCAGGCACTGGGGCTCCATCTAAACTCTCAGACTCAAGTTCTGTGAATCCAGTGCGCTCACACAACTGCCCTGCTTCCCCAAAATCTACGAGTCTTCAAATGCTCTCCCTCAGAACTGTAAGCAGAAAGGCTGAAAGCGTCTTTTGTGCTTCATCTCTTTTGTTTGCCGGGAAGAGAGAACGAATGGACGGGTGACGGTTTGGTCCAAATTACACAATCAGGCCTGAGCACTGTTTATGATTATTCTCACAGAGTCCAGACAAAAGTAGAGACATTCCAGGAACCCAGTGAAGAGGACCAACTTATTCTGATGAAGGACAGAGACCTATCGTAACTTCATTCACATGAACAGATGCTGATTGGTCAACTCAACATTCCAGACCTGCTAAAATACACAATATTGCAAAAGCTGCGAAAATCACCCCAATaccattaaaaaaagtttggggtctatataaaatgtattttatatagaaatgaatgcttttatttatcaaagatgcattaaattaatttaacatttataatgtttcaaaatatttatatttcaaataaatgtattaaaatatacagtaaaaaaacagaaaaaagtgcTATCACAgtctcaaaaatatattaagcagcacaatgttTTTcgtgataataataaaaatatactttttaagcaccaaattagcatattagagtgatttctgagggatcgtgtgacactgaaggctggagtaatgatgctgaaaattcagctttgccatcataggaatactttacattttaaaatatagacagcaattattttaaactgtaattatattttacaattgtaCTTTTTGATTAAATGCTGAATTTGatagcataagatacttctttcaaaaacattgagaaaTCATATAGaccttatttttatataaaattaaattaaaatttgatgTGTGCACAATGAATATTacctttaaaggggggtgaaatgctcgttttcactcaatatcctgttaatcttgagtacctatagagtagtactgcacccttcataactccaaaaagtctttatttttattatatttataagagaaagatagtctgtaccgatttttcccggaaaaacacgagcgcatgtgacgtgtgggcggagctaaagaatcacaagcgccagtaggctttcgtgtttggaagctgtgacacagacccagaggctgaaatttaaaaagagcagcatcagcaaatgcgtctctatgtggtatgtactgaaactgtatatatttgcttagcggttttggaaaatgactaagttccactttatgtcgtctttttttttttttttaagctgtacatgtggaaagtgcagtttgatgacaacatcgcatgttgtttacttgatgtgctcacgcgcctatagctaagttcacaacacagagatatttgaagcagttttactcaccgcatgcggttccaacacatgatcgtgaccctttttcgtttcgtttcaaaaacacttgcacaactctgttgatgctctgtaaagataaactccatccactggtcccttaatgctgtttctcttttggtaatctgtgcagggttgtcttgccctggcaaccaaaaacacacttcttttgtgacttttcgcgacgctctcgctctgatcagtgaaatgtctgtgctgctgagcctcgctatacgggagcatgcactcttccagcagaagtgcgtcaggacccatataaggaaattccgctccatctaacgtcacacagagccatactcgaaaaaaactttccgaaacttgtgaaaaaccggaagaggttttttggaacagaaatactccttcaaacgtatttttgaaactttgtccatgtttagcatgggaatccaactctttaacagtgtaaaaaactcagtatgcatgaaatagcatttcaccccccccctttaattggtTTAAATCACTCAATATGTAAATTACACGGGGTGACGTCACCCCATGGGACAGAACGGCTCACACAAGGAGCATGAGGATTCTCTTAGCATGGGCTTTAAGTGGTTTTGAAAtggtatttgtttttgttttttgtcaaagGTAACATTTGCCAAGCTCCTCAATTCATCTAAAAAACATCTGCTGTGATCTCTGCTTCTTCTAATATGAAAGCTATAAGGACTAGAATTTGCTCTTTGTGTGATTATCTGTCTGCAATATAATGGCTctctttttattattctatttattttatcattattatatatttattgaattCTTATGTTTGTTGATGTGTCTTCTGTTAATGATATTGTTGTTGATATTATGTGTTGTATGGCTATTTTCTGTATGTTCAAgttttcagtaataataataataaaaaacacactgaAGGAGGAAAATTCTGTTTGTCGGGCTTGTAGGAGAGGTGACCCACAGGAAGTCCCATCACAAGTGTCATCTGAATAGCCCAAAGACCTGCTGAGAGCAGAGGGCTGCGGTGGGCGGCGTTATTCCTCGCCCTTCTAAACCATTGAAATCGTCTCTCAGGATGAAATGTGAAACACGGATCTGAGTTCTGATCACCTAACATTGAATCTCACAGAAATACGATCGAGGCCGACCTCAAAGTGTGCCTTCAAAGAAAGTATTTGTAGAATACTTTGCTAATTAGCCTTTTAAAATGAACTATTTTTAAACAATTGTACATTCTTACAGGTTCATATATTTGAATTTGAGAATCAAGCAAGGTCCTTCCTGCCATTCCATCATGTACCACCACTGGCCCCCCCTTTGAAGTGTCTTGAGCATCTCCTATTTAGAGTTAGCAAGCTCCTCCCTCTCTGAGATCCTGAGTATCAGGAGCTTCTTACTGGTGGAAGGTTGTTAAATTCCCAGCACAGACTGGCTAACTCTGATCACTCAGGGCATCTCTCAGAACAAGAACTCACTGGAAGCAGGTAAGCAGCTCATCTTCTCTCAGCTACTTGTAGCTATAgaagattattattatactttttttttttgtggctgaaCCCCATTAGCATTGAAATCAGTTATATGCATATCAGTTATACTTACAATAAGATGTCTGTAGCTAAAAAGGCTtatgtatttcatttaaaaaagagcttttaaaaaacacaaaaagattTGTGTGGTTCACACTGAATTGATGAACCTCAGCAACAAGCTACAAGATCAGACAGCTGTAGGtctttataatttaattacatattaaatGTTATTGCTTATGTCTTAACGTTAATTGCATATAAAGtgtaattgtatatttataaatacttttatgtcagtaatataaatatttaatatataatatataattgagtatcgtatatatttaaattgtgtgtgtgtataaatatgaaattttatttttttgttttgttttcagtaataattttttttaaatatatagtcagttatttatTAAGTGAGAtgatatttagtaaatattatatagtatatattataaaCTTTATATAGTAATATAAACATGATATTTAGTAAACATCACatacagattaaatatatatgtgtgtgcgtgtgtgtgtgtatttgttcagTAACAAACTTTCATTTACATGCAATTTAATTGCATATatcacatatttaaatatacttacaaTTAAGTTAATTCCAATTTATTTCCCTATACTGCATATTTAGGTTGTATTTTGGTTTTCCAGTCATTTTTGCTGTCTGTCCCATTTTAACTTAAGGATTTAGGATATAGATCAGTGGGTGTGCTAGATAGAGTTCGTCTCATTTTCTCATCTTCTTGCGTAGGGTCTCTTTTGGGTCAGCGGTTCAGCCCAGCTAGCTTGATTTGAGTGTGTTGAGTGACACCGCCAGCATGACCAAAAGCACTGGGGAGAAGCCAAGGTCACGCAATCGCGTACAGCAGATCCGTGAGAGAATTCACCTGCGTTCCCTAAAGGCAAGGAAGAAAGTGGAGGACATCACTAAAGATGACGTGAAGTCCTTTCTGAGAAGAAATGCTTTTGTGCTCCTCACCATTGGAGCCGTGGTCTTCGGTCAGTGCACCTGGTTTAGTGAAATTACATTTACTCAGGAAGTTTTAACCATCTAAAGAAATCATCTAACCTGAAGTTAGTGTCTTGGTCAAGGACACAGAGTTTGCTGTAAAACTAAAAAGCCTTTTGACAAGGGATGCTTTTTGatttatgacaaaataaaaacatttttttctccctcttagGTATCATAATGGGTTTTGGTCTGAGGTCATTCAAGATGTCATACAGAGAAGTGAAGTATTTCTCCTTTCCTGGTGAACTATTGATGCGTATGCTGCAGATGTTAGTGCTTCCCCTTCTAGTCTCAAGTTTAATTAcaggtatgatatatatatatatatatatatatttattttttttgcaagagaTTCAGTAAATATGTTACGATGATAATATAAATTATAGACACTGCAAAAACTGGATACTTAAGTCTAAGATCTTAACTTAACTAAAAATCTTTACACTTAAAGGAAAGAATAGAAGAAAAAGGGGCGGAGCAACCGGGGGATTGCCCCAGGCCATATGATTAAGAGAGCCTAATAAGATCTTCAGTATATAGCTGCTCTTTGAGTCTGGGCTGATGGGACCCAACTAATCAAATGTTGTCCCGGGCCCTGTGAATTTGTCTGTTTATAAGGAAAAGTCAAAATAGGGATGCAAGGACATAGTTGAACAAGGAGATTAATAGGATGAGAACGTGAGATCGGCGCAAATTTGGAATTGTGGGAGTGGCTGAGATAATTCTATAGTGCAAGAGAAAAGAGATGAAAGGAAGGATAAAAGGACTGAAATTAGTTGCCAATTAATGCCAACACAACAAACAAGCAGCTCAAGAATTAAAGGGCCACATAATTGAACTCAATGTATATTTATAAGACAATCGGAGATGCAAAAAGACCTAAAATAAAGCTGATAGAACAGCAATGAAGTCACCATGAGTTTTCTTCAGATCTCAATCAAAACGAATAGCAACTTTCAAGGAAACAGGTGTTACAACTGTGCCTCTGCGAAGCTTTGCATTACGCTGGGCTCCATTTTCAGGTTTGTAGACTGTGACCTCTTTGTGCTTCTATTAAAAGTGGCAGTGAGAATGAGGCAGAGGTTGTAAAGACAAGctgagcaccccccccccccctgttgCTTCACTTCACACAAATAAAGGAATTAATGAGAGCACTTACCtcaaactaatttttttatatacacttaTGCAAACTCTGATTGGTtagtaaaaatactaataataattattattattatttaattgaaatatttaaatcaaattattattattattaatatttgctgGCCATTTTATTCTGTAATTGTGGCACATTGGGTGTGAGGGGAGCTGTTTTGTTTATTCACTTCTTTGTAACTGCACAACATGAGTAATTTCTTTAGTTTTAAACAAGATCATTGGGAGTTTGCTGTAGCTGTGGAGACATAGAGAGGGTGCATGACTGCAGAAACACAGACAGGTGGAGGAATTTCCCAGGCCTGTCTGAATGAAAGAGAGATGAACGAATGCTGATCAAGAGAGAGACATGGTATGAACAGAGGAAACTGTGAAGTGAGAGACAGAAATTTAAAAGATGCTGAAGTTTGGGTCCCCAGTAGGATGAGGGGAGTAAAGAATGGGGATCAGGGCTGCACAAAGGCCCCTGACTGGTTCAAAATTCAAACCTTAATTTGTTCTGGAAAGTCAAATTCTTTTTGCTAATTGACTTCAACAATGATTGCAATTCATCCTAAGAGACTTTTAAAGTCAAACAATATAGTTCTTTTTAGGTACATGAAGATTAAATCATGAATCTTTCATTATTCACCAACACCAATCTTCACATTTGTAAAATTTTTGGTAAGATATCTGTATCAAAATGGTACATGGAATGGTGTATTTGTTTCTAATGAATTCTGTCTAGGCATGGCAGCATTGGACAGTCACGCCTCTGGAAAGATGGGCATGCGTGCAGTTATATACTATATGACCACCACGTTCATCGCAGTGTTCATCGGCATCATTATGGTTCTGATTATCCACCCGGGCAAAGGCACAAAGGATGAATTTGCCAAACAGCAGAAGATCGAGCAGGTCAGCCCAGCTGATGCCTTCCTTGACCTCATCAGGTAATAGACTGGTGTAGTCCATCTGTTACTCCaagaaactgaaataaatcaGAGAAATTATTCAGTGTATTCACTCTTTTGCAGAAACATGTTTCCTCCTAATCTGGTTCAGGCCTGCACTCAACAGGTGAGAATGTTCCTATTATacaaaattcaatttttttaatgccatcttagtacataaaaatgtattaaatagaaTCTCTCTGTTACACACATTATGAAACTGATGGTCAAAAAATGATTAAATTGgctaaaatcattacaaaactttaattttatttaaatctagCTTATTTCACTGTCACACAATGCTgtttctttgcaaaaaaaaaaaaaagaaaaagaaaagaaagaaataaaatgaaatctaatttaaaaaacaaaaaagttttagatcaattttacataaaatagaaATGTGTGGTGCACCATAGCAAAAATTAAAAAGGACTGTTTTATTGGGTTATTCAAAATCATTCCTTAATTTTTAACCAATGAATTGCCAATATTTAATtccaaaataagtaaatattgaatattaaagACTCATATTAATATGGATAGGCTCTCATAGATTGCTATAATATTTTGAGGGTTAAGAAGTTTGGGGTGAAACTCTAATTTGTTTCTCTGTTCATCAGGAAATCAACTTATCATTTGATTTGATTAGACTTGCTGACATCTCAAAGGACAAAAACTTATAATTTATCACTCTTGGATCCAAAATGTTTTTCTGGGAGGCCTTGAATATATAATCGTACCAATATTGCTCTCAAGTCTTGACAACATTTCATTTTTCCTCCTGCTGGCCCAGCTTAGCGTGTATGGAATAGATATTTTCCATTTAGCAATTGGAGAGTCTGGCTTGAGTTCAACCTACAGCTGAGAGCTTTGGCAGAGCTGCAATGGCCACAGTCGATATAATGGGACAGAAATGGCCAGACAATAACACTAAAGAGTCTGACAGCGGCTCACAGTCTGTCCGGTCACACTCCGGAGGGACACCCTGTAGTCAACCAAAtctaaaaaacatatttaaagaatattGAAAAGAGTCTTTCTGTAGAATGTTTCTAGCAATCCTAATCCCTACATCAGAATAACACGAACAGGATCTTAACATTTCAAATTGATCAGATTCTTTCTCATATATTAAAACTACTTCTGTTCTTCTCTTCTTCCTCCTGTAGTTTAAGACCCAGTATACCAAGAGGATCATTCACGTGAAGATGATCGTGAATGATTCAATATTCAACCTAACTAACTCCACCAAGGAGATTGCCCAAGAGGAAGTGATTCCTCTCCCAGGCACCACCAACGGAGTTAATGCCCTCGGGCTGGTGGTGTTTTCAATGTCCTTCGGCTTGATCATTGGGAATATGAAGGAACAGGGACAGGCTCTCAGAGACTTCTTCGACTCCCTCAACGAGGCCATCATGCGACTTGTTTCTTTTATTATGTGGTAAGTGATACCAGACA includes these proteins:
- the LOC128021003 gene encoding excitatory amino acid transporter 1-like, translated to MTKSTGEKPRSRNRVQQIRERIHLRSLKARKKVEDITKDDVKSFLRRNAFVLLTIGAVVFGIIMGFGLRSFKMSYREVKYFSFPGELLMRMLQMLVLPLLVSSLITGMAALDSHASGKMGMRAVIYYMTTTFIAVFIGIIMVLIIHPGKGTKDEFAKQQKIEQVSPADAFLDLIRNMFPPNLVQACTQQFKTQYTKRIIHVKMIVNDSIFNLTNSTKEIAQEEVIPLPGTTNGVNALGLVVFSMSFGLIIGNMKEQGQALRDFFDSLNEAIMRLVSFIMWYAPIGILFLIAGKIVEMDDITEMGGQLGMYTITVIIGLMIHGMIILPTLYFVITRKNPFIFITGLLQALITALGTSSSSATLPVTFKCLEENNKVDKRVTRFVLPVGATINMDGTALYEALAAIFIAQVNNMEMNFGQIITISITATAASIGAAGIPQAGLVTMVIVLTSVGLPTDDITLIIAVDWFLDRLRTTTNVLGDSIGAGIIEFLSKDELQNSDVELGSSVLEENEVKKPYQRIPQENEYENEKPPDSETKM